The following are encoded together in the Argopecten irradians isolate NY chromosome 5, Ai_NY, whole genome shotgun sequence genome:
- the LOC138324347 gene encoding G-protein coupled receptor GRL101-like, producing MPYLISRNTILIILISLMIIPCHTVDTNEGSVLQSDEHDKSRDFNGISSFVEDGVDKEKMEMRKKRQILDKCIDTSEQETGITTCPLGTSLYPDRFDCCIDCPRNGTGSDCELSSCNVVLTCSSAFYGAPSSLELGKSKIRFLSEDVFHGLSGIMSLNLYENTITALPEYVFRDLYQLRLLDLGTNNITDLPPKVFKGLGYLGYLDLSKNNIASLHSTIFYDLVELRTLFLQHNKLAVIQHNVFSRLSKLTELHLQNNVIMVLHESTFICMAIDLDGQSQGTLTNETLLQTTMILQNLQQLDLSHNQLKHLPKLPSSLTDLSIVGNKIEVQEKMFENLNSLGTLHTDTPFMCCVKPASVDDGNCFETNLPLWECTFKPEKCKPKGDPLSSCSALVRSSVLRVCLWIIGMCALIGNLFVIIYRLFLDRDTLTKNYSLFTLNLALSDLLMGIYLLIIGIFDAYYNGVYAWNDHIWRTSILCATAGVLASVSSEMSTFVILMVTLDRLIVIMFPLSRLSKFNITWKHALVVSLSLWVVAITLAVIPVFAVQSYFKGKFYSQSGVCLALPLTADEIPGTGYSFAIFVCLNSIFFAVVFAGQICIFVSLKRSGRRMASTQNRQREMTVAVTLFFVVMSDFCCWFPIGIMGVLSRCGIRIPSDVYAWVMVFVLPINAAINPLLYTGTAVWRIRRKFQSKCTRDHTIQCVSVHPLPFRTFLVARALAIRNTPQVTVFDPISTQ from the exons ATGCCGTACCTGATTTCGCGGAACACTATCCTAATCATTTTGATTTCCTTGATGATAATTCCTTGTCATACTGTGGACACGAACGAGGGTAGTGTTTTGCAATCAGACGAACATGACAAAAGCCGAGACTTTAACGGAATCAGCAGCTTTGTTGAAGATGGGGTCGACAAGGAAAAGATGGAAATGCGTAAGAAACGACAAATACTGGATAAATGCATTGATA CTAGTGAACAGGAGACTGGAATCACCACTTGCCCTCTCGGTACGTCTCTATACCCCGATAGGTTCGATTGTTGCATCGACTGCCCTAGAAATGGAACAGGATCCGACTGTG AGCTGAGCAGTTGCAACGTGGTACTTACCTGCTCTTCTGCTTTCTATGGAGCGCCTAGCTCTTTAGAACTTGGCAAAAGTAAGATTAGATTTCTCTCCGAGGACGTATTCCATGGCCTGAGTGGGATCATGTCCCTCAACCTTTACGAAAATACCATAACCGCTCTGCCGGAATACGTGTTTAGGGACCTGTATCAACTTCGGCTACTTGATCTAGGGACCAACAACATAACAGACCTACCTCCTAAGGTTTTCAAGGGACTTGGATATCTCGGATATCTCGACTTGTCTAAGAACAACATCGCCAGTCTACATAGCACTATATTCTATGACCTTGTCGAACTCAGGACTCTTTTCCTGCAACACAATAAATTAGCCGTAATCCAGCATAATGTTTTCAGTCGGCTATCGAAACTTACAGAGCTGCATCTTCAAAATAATGTAATCATGGTTCTGCATGAAAGTACCTTCATATGTATGGCCATAGATTTAGATGGACAATCACAGGGAACACTGACAAATGAAACTCTTCTACAAACCACCATGATTTTGCAAAACCTTCAACAACTAGACTTATCACACAACCAACTGAAACATTTACCAAAGTTACCAAGTAGTTTGACTGATTTGAGTATTGTGGGTAACAAAATAGAGGTGCAAGAGAAAATGTTTGAAAACTTGAATAGTCTGGGTACGTTGCATACCGATACACCTTTCATGTGTTGTGTTAAACCGGCATCAGTGGATGATGGTAACTGCTTTGAGACCAATCTTCCTTTATGGGAGTGCACTTTCAAGCCTGAGAAATGTAAGCCTAAGGGCGATCCATTATCCTCCTGTTCTGCCTTGGTTAGATCATCTGTACTGAGAGTGTGTCTTTGGATAATCGGAATGTGCGCTTTGATTGGAAACTTATTCGTGATCATTTACAGACTGTTCCTCGACAGAGACACTCTGACAAAGAATTATTCCCTCTTCACGCTGAATTTGGCATTATCTGACTTACTGATGGGCATCTACTTATTAATAATAGGAATCTTTGATGCATATTACAATGGTGTCTACGCCTGGAATGACCATATATGGAGAACCAGTATCCTGTGCGCCACGGCGGGTGTTCTGGCCAGTGTGTCCAGCGAGATGTCGACCTTTGTTATCCTCATGGTGACATTGGACAGACTCATTGTCATCATGTTTCCCCTGTCGCGTCTCTCCAAGTTCAACATCACGTGGAAACATGCTTTGGTCGTCTCGCTGTCTCTGTGGGTTGTTGCTATCACGCTGGCCGTCATCCCGGTGTTTGCTGTGCAGTCATATTTCAAAGGAAAATTCTACTCCCAGTCCGGAGTGTGTCTTGCCCTGCCTCTTACGGCTGATGAGATACCAGGAACGGGATACTCTTTCGCCATATTTGTTTGCCTCAACAGTATATTCTTTGCAGTTGTGTTTGCCGGTCAGATTTGCATTTTCGTCAGCTTGAAGAGAAGTGGGCGTCGCATGGCCTCCACTCAAAATCGCCAGCGTGAGATGACGGTAGCAGTAACGCTGTTCTTTGTCGTTATGTCTGATTTTTGTTGTTGGTTTCCCATTGGTATTATGG GTGTGTTATCGAGGTGTGGAATTCGGATCCCTAGTGACGTATACGCCTGGGTGATGGTGTTTGTACTGCCTATCAATGCCGCTATAAACCCACTTCTGTACACCGGCACGGCGGTCTGGAGGATAAGACGAAAG TTTCAGAGCAAGTGCACGAGAGACCACACTATCCAATGCGTGTCCGTGCACCCGCTGCCGTTCAGGACATTTCTTGTCGCTCGAGCGCTCGCCATCCGGAACACGCCTCAggttaccgtattcgacccaataagcactcagtaa